A stretch of the Candidatus Binatus sp. genome encodes the following:
- a CDS encoding DUF2924 domain-containing protein produces MAIKNNQRASGSRERAGDPVGLSKLATDDLRERWRQLYGAGPPARINRPLLIRGIGYRLQENAHGGLKPATHRLLERVVEAAVAGLEVIVTPKRSARPGTMLVREWHGITHQVTVLDEGVLYAEQRYRSLSEVARLITGCRWSGPLFFGLRSIERNHAAR; encoded by the coding sequence ATGGCAATCAAAAATAATCAACGCGCTTCGGGATCACGAGAACGCGCCGGCGATCCCGTTGGGCTTTCAAAGCTGGCGACTGACGATCTCAGAGAGCGCTGGCGGCAGCTCTACGGAGCCGGACCGCCGGCTCGCATCAACCGGCCGCTGCTGATTCGAGGCATCGGGTATCGACTACAGGAGAACGCGCACGGCGGCCTCAAGCCCGCTACTCACCGCTTGCTCGAACGAGTAGTCGAAGCCGCTGTAGCGGGGCTCGAAGTAATCGTCACGCCCAAGCGCAGCGCCAGGCCGGGTACGATGCTGGTACGCGAATGGCACGGAATTACCCATCAGGTGACGGTGCTCGATGAGGGTGTACTCTATGCGGAGCAGCGCTACCGGTCGCTCTCCGAGGTGGCGCGCCTCATCACCGGCTGCCGCTGGTCCGGACCGCTCTTCTTCGGCCTGCGGTCAAT